GGCTAAAGTACTCGATAATTTTTATATTCCCACGCGGTACCCTGATAGCCATCCAGAAGGTTCTCCATTTGACCACTATGGCTCTTTGCAAAGTGAGGAGGCAATTCATTATGCCAGTGCGATTATTGAATTCGTCAGTCGCGCGATGGCCCAGTCGGAATGAAGTAGATAGGGCTCTTCGTCAGTGGTTATCCAATCTTTCAAATACTGACCAGGATCGTATCTTGGGTATGGGTTATTTTGGCTCTTATGCGCGGGGAGATGCTGGGTTTGGCAGCGATTTAGATTTAGTTTTTATTGTTACCGAGAGCGATTTGCCATTTGAACGCAGAGCAAGTGTCTGGGATTTTTTCTCGATTCCTGTACCAGTAGAGGCTAGCGTGTATACTCTTGCCGAGTGGCAGGATTTACTAAAAAAGCAACCTCGCTTTTATCAAACGCTAGTTCGAGAAACTGTGTGGTTAAAAGAGTTACCGGCAACTATCTGAACGATC
This window of the Geitlerinema sp. PCC 9228 genome carries:
- a CDS encoding nucleotidyltransferase domain-containing protein; amino-acid sequence: MGYFGSYARGDAGFGSDLDLVFIVTESDLPFERRASVWDFFSIPVPVEASVYTLAEWQDLLKKQPRFYQTLVRETVWLKELPATI